The Vicia villosa cultivar HV-30 ecotype Madison, WI linkage group LG1, Vvil1.0, whole genome shotgun sequence genome includes a region encoding these proteins:
- the LOC131645942 gene encoding uncharacterized protein LOC131645942, protein MIGTLEKDGNEDFAGAAWIEAQDEREEGTDSEQEVEEGNTSPADSSDEESDADNSDEGVSFNLEYAWRLLKDEPKWMRASTENSSKRTKNSTNSTYTASPNSKIPSSYEFNSSSPMERPMGQKAAKRKGKTKENANATEPPSCVISDTINKRMEVMENLARLKEEENKLVKEKIEFEAQLKEEKNKLVKEKMEFEAMQFIMSDTSKMNDSQREFHEKRCNNLKEKYGW, encoded by the exons ATGATCGGCACTCTAGAGAAGGATGGTAATGAGGATTTTGCAGGTGCTGCATGGATAGAAGCACAAGATGAACGGGAAGAGGGAACAGACTCTGAGCAAGAAGTTGAAGAAGGAAATACCAGTCCAGCTGATAGCTCAGATGAAGAAAGTGATGCAGACAACTCTG ATGAAGGTGTGTCATTCAATCTTGAGTATGCATGGCGGCTTttaaaagatgaacctaaatGGATGAGAGCATCCACCgaaaattcttcaaagagaacaaAGAATTCTACTAACAGTACATACACAGCATCGCCAAACTCAAAAATACCTTCAAGTTATGAGTTTAACTCATCATCTCCAATGGAGCGTCCAATGGGACAAAAGGCGGCAAAACGAAAAGGTAAGACAAAggaaaatgcaaatgcaactgAACCTCCTTCTTGTGTTATTTCTGatacaattaataaaagaatggAAGTAATGGAAAACCTAGCACGACTTAAGGAGGAAGAAAACAAATTAGTCAAGGAAAAGATTGAGTTTGAAGCACAACTTAAGGAGGAGAAAAACAAATTAGTTAAGGAAAAGATGGAGTTTGAAGCAATGCAATTCATAATGTCAGACACTTCTAAGATGAACGATAGTCAACGTGAATTTCATGAAAAACGTTGTAATAACctaaaagaaaaatatggatggtAA
- the LOC131645954 gene encoding uncharacterized protein LOC131645954, which produces MDSNNSNNLDKLFWEVIEEELMDNTDEELLLSMLEKERQSGSSSRRKRRSLIDQNREEGNIRLFNNYFSENPVYTDPQFRRRFRVHRHLFLRIVETLGNHDEYFQMRVDATGKMGLSPLQKCTSAISMLAYGSSTDIVDEYVRIGESTTIECLERFVRGVNEVFRAEYLKRPNNNDVEHLLQMGESHGFPGMLGSINCMHWEWKNYHIAWKGQFCRGDHGKPTIMLEAVASQDLWI; this is translated from the coding sequence ATggattcaaacaattcaaacaacctCGACAAACTTTTTTGGGAGGTGATTGAAGAAGAACTTATGGACAACACAGATGAAGAACTATTGTTGTCAATGCTCGAGAAGGAACGTCAATCTGGAAGTTCATCAAGGCGAAAAAGAAGATCATTGATAGATCAGAATCGTGAAGAAGGGAATATACGACTATTTAACAACTACTTCTCAGAAAATCCAGTGTACACGGATCCCCAATTCCGCAGAAGGTTCAGAGTGCATAGGCATTTGTTTCTTCGAATTGTAGAAACCCTTGGAAATCATGATGAATATTTTCAAATGAGGGTCGATGCAACTGGTAAAATGGGTCTTTCACCATTGCAGAAGTGTACTTCTGCTATTAGTATGTTGGCATATGGATCTTCCACTGACATTGTAGACGAATATGTTCGAATTGGTGAAAGCACTACAATTGAGTGCTTAGAGAGATTTGTAAGGGGCGTGAACGAGGTATTTCGGGCCGAGTATTTGAAAAGGCCTAATAACAATGATGTTGAGCATCTTTTACAAATGGGGGAGTCACATGGATTTCCAGGCATGCTAGGTTCCATTAATTGTATGCATTGGGAATGGAAGAATTATCATATTGCATGGAAAGGACAGTTTTGTCGAGGTGATCATGGTAAACCCACGATCATGCTTGAAGCGGTGGCATCACAAGACTTATGGATTTGA